In Rahnella variigena, one DNA window encodes the following:
- the trxB gene encoding thioredoxin-disulfide reductase, whose product MSTVKHSKLLILGSGPAGYTAAVYAARANLNPVLITGVEKGGQLTTTTEVENWPGDPEGLTGPGLMERMHEHATKFNTEIIFDHINKVDLQNRPFRLTGDSGEYTCDALIIATGASARYIGLPSEEAFKGRGVSACATCDGFFYRNQKVAVVGGGNTAVEEALYLANIASEVHLIHRRDSFRAEKILVDRLNDKVASGNIVLHTHKTLNEVVGDQMGVTGASLLDVRTDEKSQVDVAGVFIAIGHSPNTGIFEGQLELKDGYIKVQSGSHGNATQTSIPGVFAAGDVMDHIYRQAITSAGTGCMAALDAERYLDGLSQAPDL is encoded by the coding sequence ATGAGTACGGTTAAACACAGTAAATTATTGATTTTAGGTTCTGGTCCGGCGGGTTATACCGCAGCAGTTTATGCAGCACGCGCCAACCTTAATCCGGTGTTGATTACCGGTGTTGAAAAAGGCGGTCAGCTGACCACAACCACCGAAGTCGAAAACTGGCCGGGCGATCCGGAAGGTCTGACCGGTCCGGGCCTGATGGAACGTATGCATGAACATGCGACCAAATTTAATACTGAGATTATTTTCGACCACATTAACAAAGTCGATTTGCAGAACCGTCCGTTCCGCCTCACCGGCGACAGCGGCGAATACACCTGTGACGCACTGATCATCGCCACCGGCGCATCCGCACGTTATATCGGTCTGCCTTCTGAAGAAGCGTTCAAAGGTCGCGGCGTTTCTGCCTGCGCCACCTGTGATGGTTTCTTCTACCGTAATCAAAAAGTCGCAGTGGTTGGCGGCGGGAATACCGCAGTTGAAGAAGCGCTTTATCTGGCGAACATTGCCTCTGAAGTACACCTGATACACCGTCGCGACAGTTTCCGTGCTGAAAAAATTCTGGTTGACCGTCTGAATGACAAAGTGGCCAGCGGTAATATTGTTCTGCACACCCATAAAACCCTGAACGAAGTGGTCGGCGATCAGATGGGTGTTACCGGCGCGAGCTTGCTCGACGTGCGCACTGACGAGAAATCTCAGGTGGATGTTGCTGGTGTATTCATCGCTATCGGTCACAGCCCGAACACCGGCATTTTCGAAGGCCAGCTGGAACTGAAAGACGGCTACATCAAAGTGCAGTCCGGTTCCCACGGCAATGCGACACAAACCAGTATTCCGGGTGTTTTCGCCGCAGGCGATGTCATGGACCATATCTACCGTCAGGCGATTACGTCTGCCGGTACCGGTTGTATGGCCGCGCTGGATGCCGAACGCTATCTGGACGGTTTATCGCAAGCACCGGATTTGTAA
- the cydD gene encoding heme ABC transporter permease/ATP-binding protein CydD yields MNKTRQQELTRWLKQQSSRAKGWIRLSMMLGLLSGLLILAQAWLMAGLLHSLIIEHTPRDALLQSFLLMALTFVLRAVVTWLREQVGFICGRVIRQEMRKLVLDRLEKLGPAWIQGKPAGSWASIILEQIEDMQDYYSRYLPQIALAGIIPLLILVSVFPINWAAGLILLVTAPLIPLFMALVGMGAADANRRNFVALARLSGNFLDSLRGLDTLRLFHRGTAEIDQIKRSTEHFRARTMDVLRLAFLSSAVLEFFASISIAVVAVYFGFSYLGELNFGSYGTPVTLFAGFLVLILAPEFFQPLRDLGAFYHAKAQAVGAAESLVTFLSAESADMGDGDQNFPAGKTVDLEARDLIIQSPQGKTLAGPLTFSIPAGQRIAIVGLSGAGKSSLLNALLGFLPYQGSVTVSGMELKSLRNDEWRKQLSWVGQNPHLPEQTLRANILLNQPDVSDEQLQSAIDRAYVSEFLPLLPQGLETELGDSAARLSIGQAQRVAVARALLSPCSLLLLDEPTASLDAHSEKRVMSALNDASKAQTSLLVTHQLEDTREYDEIWVMDKGLIAERGTFAQLVAQDGLFASLLSQRNKEL; encoded by the coding sequence ATGAATAAAACACGACAACAAGAACTTACCCGCTGGTTAAAACAACAAAGCTCCCGCGCCAAAGGCTGGATCCGACTGTCTATGATGCTGGGTCTGCTTTCTGGTTTACTGATCCTCGCACAGGCCTGGCTGATGGCCGGATTACTGCACAGCCTGATTATCGAGCACACTCCGCGTGATGCGCTGCTGCAAAGTTTCCTGTTAATGGCACTCACCTTTGTGTTGCGTGCCGTCGTGACCTGGCTACGTGAACAGGTGGGCTTTATCTGCGGACGCGTTATCCGACAGGAAATGCGTAAACTGGTGCTGGATCGTCTGGAAAAACTGGGTCCTGCATGGATCCAGGGCAAACCGGCGGGCAGCTGGGCCAGCATCATTCTTGAACAAATCGAAGATATGCAGGATTACTATTCCCGATATCTGCCACAAATTGCACTTGCCGGTATTATTCCTCTGCTGATTTTAGTCAGCGTCTTCCCGATTAACTGGGCCGCAGGGCTGATCCTGCTGGTTACCGCACCGCTGATCCCGCTGTTTATGGCGCTGGTTGGAATGGGTGCGGCAGATGCTAACCGCCGCAACTTTGTCGCGCTGGCGCGTCTAAGCGGAAACTTCCTCGACAGTCTGCGCGGTCTGGATACGCTTCGCCTGTTCCACCGCGGGACGGCAGAAATCGACCAGATCAAACGCTCAACGGAACACTTTCGCGCACGCACAATGGACGTTCTGCGTCTGGCCTTTTTATCTTCCGCAGTCCTGGAATTCTTCGCTTCCATCTCCATTGCGGTTGTCGCGGTGTATTTCGGTTTCTCTTATCTCGGCGAACTGAACTTTGGCAGCTACGGCACGCCTGTGACCCTTTTCGCCGGTTTTCTGGTGCTGATACTTGCCCCGGAGTTTTTCCAGCCTCTGCGTGATCTGGGCGCGTTTTATCACGCCAAAGCGCAGGCCGTCGGCGCAGCAGAAAGTCTGGTGACGTTCCTTAGCGCTGAAAGTGCCGATATGGGTGACGGTGATCAGAATTTCCCGGCCGGTAAAACGGTTGATCTGGAAGCCCGCGATCTGATTATTCAGTCGCCGCAGGGTAAAACGCTGGCCGGTCCGCTGACCTTCAGTATTCCGGCAGGACAACGTATCGCCATCGTTGGCCTGAGCGGTGCGGGTAAAAGTTCATTGCTAAACGCCCTGCTCGGCTTCCTGCCTTATCAGGGTTCCGTTACCGTCAGCGGTATGGAACTGAAATCATTACGCAACGATGAATGGCGTAAACAGCTGAGCTGGGTCGGCCAGAACCCACATCTGCCCGAACAAACCCTGCGTGCCAACATTCTGCTCAATCAGCCGGATGTCAGCGATGAACAGCTTCAGTCTGCCATCGACCGTGCGTATGTGAGTGAATTCCTGCCGCTGTTACCGCAGGGACTGGAAACCGAACTGGGCGACAGCGCGGCGCGTTTATCCATCGGTCAGGCGCAGCGCGTGGCCGTAGCCCGCGCCCTGCTCTCGCCGTGCAGTTTATTACTGCTTGATGAACCCACCGCCAGCCTCGACGCACACAGCGAAAAACGGGTAATGAGCGCGCTGAACGACGCGTCTAAAGCACAAACCTCCCTGCTGGTGACGCATCAGCTGGAAGACACCCGGGAGTACGACGAAATCTGGGTGATGGATAAAGGCCTGATCGCCGAGCGCGGCACCTTCGCGCAACTGGTGGCTCAGGATGGTTTATTCGCCAGCCTGCTTTCTCAGCGGAATAAGGAGCTGTAA
- the cydC gene encoding heme ABC transporter ATP-binding protein/permease CydC — protein sequence MKTLLPYLALYRRHWFRLSLGIILAIVTLLASIGLLTLSGWFLAASAVAGIAGLYSFNYMLPAAGVRGAAIFRTAGRYAERLVSHDATFRVLAHLRVFTFTKIMPLSPGGIARFRQADLLNRLVADVDTLDHLYLRVISPLVSALVVILLVTFGLSFLDVKLALTLGAIMLVLMLLLPVIFYRAGKPAGRELTALRSEYRMQLTSWLQGQSELVVFGAQPRFRQQLNDIERRWMLRQQQQAKLTGLSQAMVIAAAGLTVTLMLWLAAGGISQFPQPGALIALFVFTPLAAFEALGPVAAAFQHLGQVIASAQRVSQIIDQPADVTFPTQGPVAAEHVSLSLQNLNFTYPGQPLPVLKNVTLDVRAGEHIALLGQTGCGKSTLLQLLTRGWDITSGTLEINGHAIGGYDEATLRKMITVVSQRAHVFNTTLRENLRMASPQCTDEQIAEALRQVDLDVLLKNEGLNAWLGEGGRQLSGGEQRRIGLARALLHDAPLWLLDEPTEGLDAETEQHILALLHKHCQNKTLLLVTHRLHGLETFDRICVMEEGQIVEQGDHASLIAAQGRYARFLSRT from the coding sequence ATGAAAACTCTTCTGCCTTATCTCGCGCTGTATCGACGTCACTGGTTCCGCCTGTCTCTGGGCATCATTCTGGCTATCGTCACTTTACTGGCGAGCATCGGGCTGCTGACGCTTTCGGGATGGTTCCTCGCGGCCTCCGCCGTGGCGGGTATCGCCGGTTTATACAGTTTCAACTACATGCTTCCTGCCGCCGGTGTGCGCGGGGCGGCGATATTTCGTACTGCAGGCCGCTATGCCGAGCGTCTGGTCAGCCACGACGCGACATTCCGTGTGCTCGCACATCTGCGCGTGTTTACTTTCACCAAAATCATGCCGCTGTCTCCGGGCGGTATTGCCCGTTTTCGTCAGGCCGATTTACTGAACCGGCTGGTGGCCGATGTCGATACGCTGGACCATTTGTATCTGCGGGTGATTTCTCCGCTGGTAAGTGCACTGGTGGTAATCCTGCTGGTGACGTTTGGCCTGAGTTTCCTCGATGTTAAGCTGGCGCTGACCCTCGGTGCGATCATGCTGGTGCTGATGCTGCTTCTTCCGGTGATTTTCTACCGGGCGGGTAAACCGGCTGGCCGCGAACTGACGGCGCTGCGCAGTGAGTACCGCATGCAGCTGACGTCATGGTTACAGGGTCAGTCCGAGCTGGTGGTCTTTGGCGCTCAGCCACGATTCCGCCAGCAACTGAACGATATCGAGCGCCGCTGGATGTTGCGCCAGCAGCAGCAGGCAAAACTGACCGGTTTGTCGCAGGCGATGGTGATTGCAGCAGCCGGTCTGACCGTGACGCTAATGCTGTGGCTGGCCGCGGGTGGCATCAGCCAGTTCCCGCAACCCGGCGCACTGATTGCTTTGTTCGTATTTACTCCGCTGGCCGCTTTCGAAGCGCTGGGACCGGTCGCTGCGGCATTCCAGCATCTGGGGCAAGTTATCGCTTCGGCTCAGCGCGTTAGCCAGATTATTGACCAGCCCGCAGACGTAACCTTCCCGACACAAGGTCCTGTTGCCGCTGAACACGTCAGCCTGTCGCTGCAAAATCTGAACTTCACCTATCCCGGACAACCGCTTCCGGTGCTGAAAAACGTCACGCTGGATGTCCGTGCCGGTGAACATATTGCCCTGCTCGGCCAGACCGGGTGTGGCAAATCTACCCTGCTGCAATTGCTGACCCGCGGCTGGGATATCACCAGCGGCACGCTTGAAATCAACGGTCATGCTATCGGTGGCTACGATGAAGCAACGCTGCGTAAGATGATCACCGTTGTCAGTCAGCGCGCACATGTCTTTAACACTACGCTGCGCGAAAACCTGCGTATGGCATCACCGCAATGCACCGATGAGCAGATCGCGGAAGCCCTGAGACAGGTTGATTTAGATGTGTTGCTGAAAAATGAAGGCCTGAACGCCTGGCTTGGTGAAGGCGGGCGTCAGCTTTCCGGTGGCGAACAGCGTCGTATCGGGCTGGCGCGTGCTTTGCTGCATGACGCCCCGCTGTGGTTGCTTGATGAACCGACAGAAGGGCTTGATGCGGAAACGGAACAACATATTTTGGCTCTGCTGCACAAGCATTGTCAGAATAAAACGCTACTCTTAGTGACGCACCGGCTGCACGGTCTGGAAACTTTCGACAGGATTTGCGTCATGGAAGAAGGTCAGATTGTGGAGCAAGGTGATCATGCGTCGTTAATTGCTGCACAGGGCCGGTATGCGCGGTTTTTGTCACGTACCTGA
- the aat gene encoding leucyl/phenylalanyl-tRNA--protein transferase produces the protein MRLVKLEANSVNFPDPETALQEPNGLLAIGGDLTAPRLLSAYQYGVFPWFEPGEMILWWSPDPRAILVPDERHVSRSLKRFMRKMPFRFTLNQQFEKVIRACAMQREDGTWIGPLVQRGYQELHEAGRAHSVEVWEGNELVGGLYGVSVGGLFCGESMFSRRENASKAALMVFCQHFSRNGGELIDCQVLNPHTASLGAREIPRRQFLQQLSELSQRALAPDCWLPQDLSPHDEDLPVFPKDRE, from the coding sequence ATGCGGTTAGTAAAGCTTGAGGCCAATTCGGTTAATTTTCCGGATCCTGAAACTGCCTTGCAGGAGCCGAATGGCCTGCTGGCTATCGGGGGTGATCTCACCGCCCCTCGCCTGCTTTCCGCGTATCAGTACGGCGTTTTCCCCTGGTTTGAACCGGGAGAGATGATCCTCTGGTGGTCACCCGATCCCCGTGCAATTTTAGTTCCGGATGAACGTCACGTCAGCCGGAGTCTGAAACGTTTCATGCGCAAAATGCCTTTTCGTTTCACACTTAACCAGCAATTTGAAAAGGTCATACGCGCGTGTGCCATGCAGCGTGAGGACGGTACCTGGATCGGACCGCTGGTTCAGCGCGGTTATCAGGAATTGCATGAAGCCGGACGTGCGCATTCAGTTGAAGTCTGGGAAGGAAATGAACTGGTTGGGGGATTATACGGTGTTTCTGTTGGCGGGTTATTTTGCGGCGAGTCGATGTTCAGTCGCCGTGAAAACGCTTCAAAAGCCGCGCTGATGGTTTTTTGCCAACATTTTTCCCGCAATGGTGGAGAACTGATTGACTGTCAGGTGCTCAACCCTCACACTGCGTCGCTGGGTGCGAGAGAGATCCCCCGCCGCCAATTTTTGCAGCAGTTATCCGAACTTTCGCAACGCGCGTTAGCGCCGGATTGCTGGTTGCCACAAGACTTATCCCCACATGATGAAGACCTGCCGGTGTTCCCGAAGGATAGGGAATAG
- the infA gene encoding translation initiation factor IF-1, which yields MAKEDNIEMQGTVLDTLPNTMFRVELENGHVVTAHISGKMRKNYIRILTGDKVTVELTPYDLSKGRIVFRSR from the coding sequence ATGGCCAAAGAAGACAACATTGAAATGCAAGGCACCGTACTTGATACGCTGCCAAACACTATGTTCCGCGTAGAATTAGAAAACGGACACGTAGTTACCGCACACATCTCCGGTAAAATGCGTAAGAACTACATCCGCATCCTGACGGGCGACAAAGTCACTGTAGAGCTGACCCCGTACGACCTGAGCAAAGGCCGCATTGTCTTCCGTAGCCGTTAA
- the clpA gene encoding ATP-dependent Clp protease ATP-binding subunit ClpA, whose translation MLNQELELSLNMAFARAREHRHEFMTVEHLLLALLSNPAAREALEACTVDLVALRQELEAFIEQTTPTLPASEEERDTQPTLSFQRVLQRAVFHVQSSGRSEVSGANVLVAIFSEQESQAAYLLRKHDVSRLDVVNFISHGTRKDESGSQAQNNAENPVNEEQSAGEDRMENFTTNLNQLARVGGIDPLIGRDKELERAIQVLCRRRKNNPLLVGESGVGKTAIAEGLAWRIEQGDVPEVMADCTLYSLDIGSLLAGTKYRGDFEKRFKSLLKQLEQDKNSILFIDEIHTIIGAGAASGGQVDAANLIKPLLSSGKIRVIGSTTYQEFSNIFEKDRALARRFQKIDITEPSVEETVQIINGLKTKYEAHHDVRYTAKAVRAAVELSVKYINDRHLPDKAIDVIDEAGARSRLMPVSKRKKTVNVSDIESVVARIARIPEKTVSATDRDVLKNLGDRLKMLVFGQDPAIEALTEAIKMSRAGLGQDHKPVGSFLFAGPTGVGKTEVTVQLAKALDIELLRFDMSEYMERHTVSRLIGAPPGYVGFDQGGLLTDAVIKHPHAVVLLDEIEKAHPDVFNLLLQVMDNGTLTDNNGRKADFRNVILVMTTNAGVRETERKSIGLIHQDNSPDAMEEIKRTFTPEFRNRLDNVIWFNHLSTEVIQQVVDKFIVELQAQLDAKGVSLEVSDEARDWLTVKGYDRAMGARPMTRTVQENLKKPLANELLFGSLVDGGSVSVALDKAADKLTYHFMSAQKKKPEGAVH comes from the coding sequence ATGCTCAATCAAGAACTTGAACTCAGTCTCAACATGGCTTTCGCAAGAGCCCGTGAGCACCGGCATGAGTTTATGACCGTGGAGCACCTGTTGCTGGCGTTGCTCAGCAACCCTGCTGCCCGTGAAGCGCTTGAAGCTTGTACAGTCGATCTGGTGGCATTACGCCAGGAGCTGGAAGCCTTCATCGAGCAAACCACACCCACCTTACCCGCCAGTGAAGAGGAACGTGACACCCAGCCTACGCTGAGTTTCCAGCGCGTTCTGCAACGTGCGGTATTCCACGTGCAATCTTCTGGCCGCAGCGAAGTTTCTGGCGCTAACGTTCTGGTCGCGATTTTCAGCGAACAGGAATCTCAGGCAGCCTATCTCCTGCGCAAACATGACGTCAGCCGCCTTGATGTGGTGAACTTTATTTCGCATGGCACCCGTAAAGATGAATCGGGCAGCCAGGCGCAAAACAATGCGGAAAACCCAGTTAACGAAGAGCAGTCGGCGGGGGAAGATCGTATGGAGAACTTCACCACTAATCTCAACCAGTTAGCGCGTGTAGGTGGTATTGACCCGCTGATTGGCCGTGACAAAGAACTGGAGCGCGCCATTCAGGTGCTCTGCCGTCGCCGTAAGAATAACCCGCTGCTGGTGGGTGAATCCGGCGTGGGTAAAACCGCGATTGCCGAAGGTCTGGCATGGCGAATCGAGCAGGGCGATGTGCCGGAAGTGATGGCCGACTGCACCCTGTATTCTCTGGATATCGGTTCGTTGCTGGCGGGCACTAAATACCGCGGTGATTTCGAAAAACGTTTCAAATCTCTGCTGAAACAGCTGGAGCAGGATAAGAACAGCATCCTGTTTATTGATGAAATTCACACGATCATTGGTGCCGGTGCGGCATCAGGCGGTCAGGTGGATGCCGCAAACCTCATCAAGCCATTGCTTTCCAGCGGGAAAATCCGCGTGATCGGTTCCACCACGTATCAGGAATTCAGCAATATCTTTGAGAAAGACCGTGCTCTGGCACGTCGCTTCCAGAAAATTGATATTACTGAGCCAAGCGTGGAAGAAACGGTTCAGATCATTAACGGCCTGAAAACCAAATACGAAGCGCATCACGATGTGCGTTACACCGCGAAAGCGGTGCGTGCGGCGGTTGAGTTGTCGGTCAAATATATCAATGACCGTCATCTGCCGGACAAAGCCATCGACGTCATCGACGAAGCGGGCGCGCGCAGCCGGTTAATGCCGGTCAGCAAACGCAAGAAAACCGTTAACGTCAGCGATATTGAAAGCGTTGTGGCGCGTATTGCCCGCATTCCGGAAAAAACCGTGTCTGCGACAGACCGCGATGTGCTGAAAAATCTGGGCGACCGTCTGAAAATGCTGGTCTTCGGACAGGATCCTGCGATTGAAGCACTGACTGAGGCGATCAAGATGAGCCGCGCCGGTCTGGGTCAGGATCACAAGCCTGTCGGTTCGTTCCTGTTCGCCGGTCCTACCGGTGTGGGTAAAACAGAAGTCACGGTGCAACTGGCGAAAGCGCTGGATATCGAACTGCTGCGCTTTGATATGTCGGAATACATGGAGCGTCATACGGTCAGTCGTCTGATCGGTGCGCCTCCGGGTTATGTCGGCTTTGACCAGGGCGGTTTGCTGACGGATGCGGTGATTAAACATCCTCACGCCGTGGTGCTGCTCGATGAAATCGAGAAGGCGCATCCGGATGTCTTCAACCTGCTGTTGCAGGTGATGGACAACGGCACGCTGACCGATAACAACGGGCGCAAGGCCGATTTCCGTAACGTGATTTTGGTAATGACCACTAACGCCGGTGTGCGTGAAACGGAACGTAAATCGATTGGTCTGATTCATCAGGACAACAGTCCGGATGCGATGGAAGAGATCAAACGTACCTTTACGCCGGAATTCCGTAACCGTCTCGACAACGTTATCTGGTTCAACCATCTGTCTACGGAAGTTATCCAGCAGGTTGTCGATAAGTTTATCGTTGAACTGCAGGCGCAGCTGGATGCGAAAGGCGTTTCTCTGGAAGTCAGCGATGAAGCTCGCGACTGGCTGACCGTGAAAGGCTACGACCGTGCGATGGGTGCGCGTCCGATGACCCGTACCGTTCAGGAAAACCTGAAGAAACCACTCGCCAACGAACTGCTGTTTGGTTCACTGGTGGATGGTGGTTCCGTCTCTGTGGCTCTGGATAAAGCGGCTGACAAGCTGACTTATCACTTCATGAGTGCGCAGAAGAAAAAACCGGAAGGTGCGGTGCATTAA
- the clpS gene encoding ATP-dependent Clp protease adapter ClpS, protein MGNNQDWLNFEHLAADKQKDEVKPPSMYKVILNNDDYTPMEFVIDVLQKFFSYDIERATQLMLQVHYRGKAICGVYTAEVAETKVAHVNEYAKENEHPLLCTLEKA, encoded by the coding sequence ATGGGCAATAATCAAGACTGGCTAAATTTTGAACATTTGGCGGCGGATAAGCAAAAGGATGAGGTAAAACCGCCATCTATGTATAAAGTTATATTAAACAACGACGATTACACTCCAATGGAATTTGTGATTGACGTTCTGCAAAAGTTCTTTTCTTATGATATTGAACGTGCAACGCAACTGATGCTCCAGGTGCACTACAGAGGCAAAGCGATATGCGGTGTTTATACAGCCGAAGTCGCGGAAACCAAGGTCGCACACGTAAATGAGTACGCCAAGGAGAATGAGCATCCGTTGCTGTGTACGCTGGAAAAAGCCTGA
- the cspD gene encoding cold shock-like protein CspD, with translation MQTGTVKWFNNAKGFGFICPQNGGEDIFAHYSTIQMEGYRTLKAGQQVNFDVHEGPKGNHASLIIPVESEAVA, from the coding sequence ATGCAGACGGGTACGGTTAAATGGTTCAATAATGCTAAAGGCTTTGGCTTCATTTGCCCGCAAAATGGAGGTGAAGACATCTTCGCTCACTACTCCACAATACAGATGGAGGGTTACCGGACTTTAAAAGCCGGCCAGCAGGTCAATTTCGACGTTCATGAAGGCCCAAAGGGGAATCATGCCAGCCTCATTATTCCTGTGGAAAGTGAAGCGGTCGCCTGA
- a CDS encoding VirK/YbjX family protein, with protein MTTLHYPGVEKAPLSGLQLMKALLTNRITPGPSWKLPRYRLKFLFRTLKQPRRTFALLDYLAQHPQRDEILLAMPGLPAKLHRTYQAANINQAQALKRITDHYDMIQDCLPDAINHGYLNKKPMAIATLTGKEDQRYAITFNAVSRLDKEGEATLSFNNPQGEPIAIVTFSFIEYQGQPTLFIGALQGPRAHVDHQEIQTATKACHGLFPKRLVIEALTTLADVTGMTQLIAVGNHTHIYEDPRYKKRKGMVYADYDSFWETLDAKQGEDGYFHLPRQIAHRPLEEIASKRRSEYRRRYLLLDDLESQIRQTFTSGHGNPVTVAQTQAA; from the coding sequence ATGACGACTCTCCATTATCCTGGCGTAGAAAAAGCCCCGCTTTCAGGCTTGCAGTTGATGAAGGCACTCCTCACCAACCGCATCACGCCGGGGCCGTCCTGGAAATTACCGCGCTATCGCCTTAAATTCCTTTTCCGTACGCTGAAGCAGCCGCGCAGAACATTTGCACTGCTCGATTATCTGGCGCAGCATCCGCAACGTGATGAAATTCTGTTGGCAATGCCCGGCCTGCCAGCGAAATTACATCGCACCTATCAGGCAGCCAATATCAATCAGGCTCAGGCCCTGAAGCGGATCACCGATCATTACGATATGATCCAGGACTGCCTGCCGGACGCCATTAATCACGGCTATCTGAATAAAAAACCGATGGCGATTGCCACCCTGACCGGTAAAGAAGATCAGCGTTATGCCATTACCTTTAACGCCGTCAGCCGTCTGGATAAAGAAGGCGAAGCGACGCTGTCCTTCAATAATCCGCAGGGAGAACCGATAGCTATCGTGACGTTCTCTTTTATTGAGTATCAGGGTCAGCCGACGCTGTTTATTGGCGCATTGCAGGGGCCGCGCGCCCATGTGGATCACCAGGAAATTCAGACAGCTACTAAAGCCTGCCATGGGTTGTTCCCGAAACGTCTGGTGATTGAAGCGCTGACAACGCTGGCGGATGTAACAGGCATGACGCAACTGATTGCCGTCGGCAACCACACGCATATTTATGAGGATCCGCGTTACAAAAAACGTAAAGGAATGGTGTATGCCGATTACGACAGCTTCTGGGAAACACTGGATGCAAAACAGGGCGAAGACGGTTATTTCCATCTGCCGCGTCAGATTGCGCACCGCCCGCTGGAAGAAATCGCCAGTAAACGCCGTTCCGAGTACCGCCGCCGTTATCTGCTGTTAGATGACCTGGAAAGCCAGATCCGCCAGACATTCACCAGCGGACACGGCAATCCGGTTACTGTCGCCCAGACTCAGGCTGCTTAA